From the Mycoplasmatota bacterium genome, one window contains:
- a CDS encoding leucine-rich repeat protein, with amino-acid sequence MKKLLVILFICFLSTIIVGCDNSTRITFNSNGGTEVSSITQDYNTKVTKPTDPSKTGYVFDGWYSDRDLSTVYEFKTMPKRNITLYAKWTIKQYTITFNSNGGSGVSSITQDYNTEVTKPNDPTKIGYTFDGWYSDSDLTTVYEFTTIPKEDITLYAKWIEYSTEGLRYTLLEDNTYSVTGYSGSDHNVVIPSVYNGCLVTEINTMAFYGTGLTSITIPKSVTTIRNSAFHGITSLTTVIFEEGSQLTTIGDYAFFGTSLSSIAIPKSVVTIGDNAFLDVTSLTTVIFEEGSQLTTIGYAAFSETGLKSITLPNNLTTIGWLAFHCTRNLTSITIPKSVTSIGRSAFAGTVSLTTVIFEEESQLTTIGPGSFSSTISLTSITIPKSVTTIGEYAFHGARSLSTVIFEEESQLTTIGDYAFSGTCLTNITIPKRMTSIRNYAFHGITSLTNVIFEEGSELTTIGDYAFFGTSLSSITIPKSVVTIGENAFRGITSLTNVIFEEGSQLTTIGYAAFSETGLKSITLPNNLTTIGWFAFNCTRNLTSITIPKSVTSIGEAAFAGAVSLTTVIFEEESQLTTIGPGSFFSTISLTSITIPKSVTTIGENAFSGARSLSTVIFEEESQLTTIGDDAFSTSLTSIIITATTPPTINYPVVKHSNLKIYVPTDSVDDYKEAWSFYSSIIYPISES; translated from the coding sequence CCGACCCAAGTAAAACAGGGTATGTTTTTGATGGATGGTACAGTGATAGGGATTTGTCAACAGTTTATGAGTTTAAAACAATGCCAAAAAGAAACATTACATTATATGCTAAATGGACCATAAAGCAATATACAATAACATTTAATAGTAATGGCGGATCAGGAGTATCATCAATAACACAAGATTATAACACAGAAGTAACAAAACCAAATGATCCAACTAAAATAGGATATACCTTTGATGGATGGTACAGTGATAGTGATTTGACAACAGTTTATGAGTTTACAACAATACCAAAAGAAGATATCACATTATATGCAAAGTGGATAGAATATTCAACTGAAGGTTTGAGGTATACCCTTTTAGAAGATAATACATATTCTGTAACTGGATATAGTGGGTCAGACCATAATGTTGTTATTCCTAGTGTTTACAATGGATGTTTAGTAACAGAAATAAATACTATGGCATTTTATGGGACAGGTTTGACAAGTATAACAATACCAAAAAGTGTAACAACAATAAGAAATTCAGCTTTTCATGGTATAACAAGTCTCACAACTGTTATATTTGAAGAAGGAAGTCAATTAACAACAATAGGAGATTACGCATTTTTTGGAACAAGTTTATCTAGTATAGCAATCCCAAAAAGTGTAGTAACAATAGGTGATAATGCTTTTTTAGATGTAACAAGTTTAACAACAGTAATATTTGAAGAAGGAAGTCAATTAACAACAATAGGTTATGCTGCATTTTCTGAAACAGGCTTAAAAAGTATAACATTACCTAATAATTTAACAACAATAGGATGGTTGGCATTTCATTGTACAAGAAATTTAACAAGTATAACAATACCAAAAAGTGTTACATCAATCGGAAGATCTGCATTTGCTGGTACGGTAAGTTTAACAACAGTAATATTTGAAGAAGAAAGTCAATTAACAACAATAGGACCAGGTTCATTTTCTTCTACAATAAGTTTAACAAGTATAACTATACCAAAAAGTGTAACTACAATAGGTGAATATGCTTTTCATGGAGCAAGAAGTCTATCAACAGTAATATTTGAAGAAGAAAGTCAATTAACAACAATAGGAGATTACGCATTTTCTGGAACATGTTTAACTAATATAACAATACCAAAAAGAATGACATCAATAAGAAATTATGCTTTCCATGGTATAACCAGTCTAACAAATGTTATATTTGAAGAAGGAAGTGAATTAACAACAATAGGAGATTACGCATTTTTTGGAACAAGTTTATCTAGTATAACAATACCAAAAAGTGTAGTAACAATAGGTGAAAATGCTTTTCGTGGTATAACAAGTCTAACAAATGTTATATTTGAAGAAGGAAGTCAATTAACAACAATAGGTTATGCTGCATTTTCTGAAACAGGTTTAAAAAGTATAACATTACCTAATAATTTAACAACAATAGGATGGTTCGCATTTAATTGTACAAGAAATTTAACAAGTATAACAATACCAAAAAGTGTTACATCAATCGGAGAAGCTGCATTTGCTGGCGCGGTAAGTTTAACAACAGTAATATTTGAAGAAGAAAGTCAATTAACAACAATAGGACCAGGTTCATTTTTTTCTACAATAAGTTTAACAAGTATAACTATACCAAAAAGTGTAACTACAATAGGTGAAAATGCTTTTAGTGGAGCAAGAAGTCTATCAACAGTAATATTTGAAGAAGAAAGTCAATTAACAACAATAGGAGATGATGCATTTTCAACAAGTTTAACAAGTATCATAATAACTGCTACAACACCACCAACAATAAATTATCCTGTAGTTAAACATAGTAACTTAAAAATCTATGTTCCAACTGATTCTGTTGATGATTATAAAGAAGCATGGTCATTTTATAGCAGTATTATTTACCCGATTTCAGAATCGTAA
- a CDS encoding leucine-rich repeat protein, translated as MKKLLVIIFVCFLSTIIVGCDNSTTITFNSNGGTEVSSITQDYNTKVTKPDDPTKTGYFFDGWYSDSDITTIYEFTKIPKKDITLYAKWNIKRYTITFNSNGGTEVSSITQDYNTKVTKPNDPTKTGYAFGGWYSDSDITTVYDFTSIPKEDITLYAKWIELSTEGLKYTLLEDNTYSVEGYSGSYPYLLIPKVYNGRAVTAIDSYAFSGVTSLKSVTIPNSITTIGGFAFYLDSNLTTVIFEEGSQLTTIEFSSFAEAKNLTSITIPNSVTTIEQGAFSGVRSLKNITIPSSVTTIGSRAFDNTTSLTNITIPSSVTSIGNNVFSEATSLKSINVDVDNPVYSSKDGVLLNKNQTKIICYPAGKNETTYTIPDSVTYISNQEFKGATSLESIKVEVDNPVYSSKDGVLLNKNQTKIICYPAGKNEATYTIPDSVTRIGNYAFYKATNLESITIPDSVIRIDDFAFYKASNLTSFTIPNSVTSIGNYAFKGATSITSITIPNSVAIIGMGTFEGATSLKTVIFEEGSQLTSIGYYVFKGATSLTNITIPDGVTTIGEGAFEGATSLTSITIPNSVKEIKSKTFKGVTSLRTIIFEEESQLSYIGWSAFEGATSLTSIAIPNSVKEIKSRTFKGATSLASIIIPDSVETIESYAFEGARSLTSITIPDSVISIESYAFKGATTLVSINVDVNNPEYSSKDGVLFSKNQTTIIAYPAGKNEITYTIPDSVTIISNYAFVGATSLTSINVGVNNPEYSSKDGVLFNKNQTTIIAYPAGKNEIIYTIPDSVETIESYAFYKVTSLTSITISYSVTTIGWSAFEGAESLTSINVDVDNLEYSSKDGVLFNKNQTAIITYPKGKNEITFTIPNSVTTIGSHAFEGETSLMNLTISDSVTTIGNHAFEGATSLTSIIINATTPPLIENIGVSNSNLKIYVPSDYISIYKDAWPKYASIIYTIENNN; from the coding sequence ATGAAAAAATTATTAGTAATTATTTTTGTTTGTTTTTTATCAACTATTATTGTAGGATGTGATAATTCAACAACAATAACATTTAATAGTAACGGTGGAACAGAAGTATCATCAATAACTCAAGATTATAACACAAAAGTAACTAAGCCGGATGATCCAACTAAAACAGGATACTTTTTTGATGGATGGTATAGTGATAGTGATATAACAACGATTTATGAGTTTACAAAAATACCAAAAAAAGATATCACCTTATATGCTAAATGGAATATCAAGCGATATACCATAACATTTAATAGTAATGGTGGAACAGAAGTATCATCAATAACTCAAGACTATAACACAAAAGTAACTAAACCAAATGATCCAACTAAAACAGGATATGCGTTTGGTGGATGGTATAGTGATAGTGATATAACAACAGTTTATGATTTTACATCAATACCAAAAGAAGATATCACATTATATGCAAAATGGATAGAACTTTCAACTGAAGGTTTGAAGTATACTCTTTTAGAAGATAATACTTATTCTGTAGAAGGATATAGCGGTTCATACCCTTATCTTTTGATTCCAAAAGTTTACAATGGGCGTGCAGTTACAGCAATAGATTCTTATGCATTTTCAGGAGTAACAAGTTTAAAAAGTGTAACTATTCCAAATAGTATAACAACCATAGGTGGTTTTGCATTTTATTTAGATTCAAATCTAACGACAGTCATATTTGAAGAAGGTAGTCAATTAACAACAATAGAATTTTCCTCATTTGCGGAAGCAAAAAATTTAACAAGTATAACAATTCCAAATAGTGTAACAACAATAGAACAGGGTGCATTTTCAGGAGTAAGAAGTTTAAAAAATATAACAATCCCAAGTAGTGTAACAACTATAGGATCGCGTGCATTTGACAATACAACAAGTTTAACTAATATAACTATTCCTAGTAGTGTAACATCAATAGGTAATAATGTATTTTCAGAAGCAACAAGTTTAAAAAGTATAAATGTTGATGTTGATAATCCTGTATATAGTTCTAAAGATGGAGTTTTATTAAATAAAAATCAAACTAAAATTATTTGTTATCCAGCAGGAAAAAATGAAACTACGTATACAATTCCAGATAGTGTAACATATATTAGTAATCAGGAATTTAAAGGAGCAACAAGTTTAGAAAGTATAAAAGTTGAAGTAGATAATCCTGTATATAGTTCTAAAGATGGAGTTTTATTAAATAAAAATCAAACTAAAATTATTTGTTATCCAGCAGGTAAAAATGAAGCTACCTATACAATTCCAGACAGTGTAACAAGAATAGGTAATTATGCATTTTATAAGGCAACAAATTTAGAGAGTATAACAATTCCAGACAGTGTAATAAGAATAGATGATTTTGCATTTTATAAAGCATCAAATTTAACAAGTTTCACAATTCCAAATAGTGTAACATCAATAGGTAATTATGCATTTAAAGGAGCAACAAGTATAACAAGTATAACAATTCCAAACAGTGTAGCAATAATTGGTATGGGTACATTTGAAGGAGCAACAAGTTTAAAAACCGTAATATTTGAAGAAGGAAGTCAATTAACAAGTATAGGTTACTATGTATTTAAAGGAGCAACAAGTTTAACAAATATAACAATTCCAGATGGTGTAACAACAATAGGTGAGGGTGCATTTGAAGGAGCAACAAGTTTAACGAGTATAACAATTCCAAATAGTGTAAAAGAAATAAAATCTAAAACGTTTAAAGGAGTAACAAGTTTAAGGACAATAATATTTGAAGAAGAAAGTCAATTGTCATACATTGGTTGGTCTGCATTTGAAGGAGCAACAAGTTTAACGAGTATAGCAATTCCAAATAGTGTAAAAGAAATAAAATCTAGAACGTTTAAAGGAGCAACAAGTTTAGCAAGTATTATAATTCCAGATAGTGTAGAAACAATAGAATCTTATGCATTTGAAGGAGCAAGAAGTTTAACGAGTATAACAATTCCAGATAGTGTAATATCGATAGAATCTTATGCATTTAAAGGAGCAACAACTTTAGTAAGTATAAATGTAGATGTTAATAATCCTGAATACAGTTCAAAAGATGGAGTTTTATTTAGTAAAAATCAAACAACAATAATTGCTTATCCAGCAGGAAAAAATGAAATAACTTATACAATTCCAGATAGTGTAACAATCATAAGTAATTATGCATTTGTTGGAGCAACAAGTTTAACAAGCATAAATGTAGGTGTTAATAATCCTGAATACAGTTCAAAAGATGGAGTTTTATTTAATAAAAATCAAACAACAATAATTGCTTATCCAGCAGGAAAAAATGAAATAATTTATACAATTCCGGACAGCGTAGAAACAATAGAATCTTATGCGTTTTATAAAGTAACAAGTTTAACTAGTATAACAATTTCATATAGTGTAACAACCATAGGATGGTCTGCATTTGAAGGTGCAGAAAGTTTAACAAGTATAAATGTAGATGTTGATAATCTTGAATACAGTTCTAAGGATGGAGTTTTATTTAATAAAAATCAAACAGCAATTATAACTTATCCAAAAGGAAAAAATGAAATAACCTTTACAATTCCAAACAGTGTAACAACCATTGGTAGTCATGCATTTGAAGGAGAAACAAGTTTAATGAATCTAACAATTTCAGACAGTGTAACAACAATAGGAAATCATGCATTTGAAGGAGCAACGAGTTTAACAAGTATTATAATAAATGCTACGACTCCACCATTAATAGAAAATATAGGAGTTTCGAATAGTAATTTAAAAATCTATGTTCCATCTGATTATATTAGTATTTATAAAGATGCATGGCCTAAATATGCTAGTATTATTTACACAATTGAGAATAATAATTAA
- a CDS encoding IS1595 family transposase — protein MINKIDLINELNKLSIKNYEDVFSFIMSFNNPIESKSDICLNCPHCGSVEFVKNGKTNKGIQRYICRECNKSFCDTSNTLLYRSRCTEDIWLKFIDCEISGLSLKETAYYNNLSITTCFYMRHKLYKAIRNLKMKETLSSKVELDCIYTKINLKGTKPSNMPRHSKKRGNTSAYSGISHHKVCIVAAIDENDNMLLEIAGVGSESMEKYTKYTDKFMDTTLIISDSKPCIQQFANNLGVKNDKVPVIANKKRYTTNLGNSLGDINQLATGITKIIKNSHGVSIRHLQDYLSFYLYKKQLHYRTNRKDHANIMYNLLKYNHHLSNKDTLNFDYPISLKDAYYEYRYGIFA, from the coding sequence ATGATAAATAAAATAGATTTAATTAATGAATTAAATAAACTATCTATAAAGAATTATGAAGATGTTTTTAGTTTCATTATGTCTTTCAATAACCCTATAGAATCTAAAAGCGATATTTGTTTGAATTGTCCACATTGTGGTTCAGTTGAGTTTGTTAAAAATGGAAAAACAAACAAAGGAATTCAAAGATACATTTGTCGCGAGTGTAATAAATCATTTTGTGATACATCTAACACTCTTCTTTATAGAAGTAGATGTACTGAAGATATATGGCTAAAATTTATTGATTGTGAAATATCAGGATTATCTTTAAAAGAAACTGCTTATTATAATAATTTAAGTATCACAACTTGTTTTTATATGCGACATAAGCTTTATAAAGCAATCAGAAACTTAAAGATGAAGGAAACTTTATCTAGTAAAGTTGAATTAGATTGTATTTATACAAAGATAAATCTTAAAGGAACCAAACCATCAAATATGCCTAGACATAGTAAAAAAAGAGGTAATACATCTGCTTATTCAGGAATATCTCATCATAAAGTTTGTATTGTTGCTGCAATCGATGAAAATGATAATATGTTGCTTGAGATAGCTGGAGTTGGATCGGAATCAATGGAAAAATACACTAAATATACCGATAAATTTATGGATACAACTTTAATTATTTCTGACAGTAAACCATGTATTCAACAATTTGCGAATAATTTAGGTGTTAAGAATGATAAAGTTCCTGTGATAGCTAATAAAAAACGTTATACTACTAATCTAGGTAATAGTTTAGGTGATATTAATCAATTGGCTACCGGGATTACTAAGATTATAAAAAATAGTCATGGTGTATCTATAAGACATTTACAAGATTACTTATCATTTTACCTATATAAAAAACAATTACATTATAGAACTAATCGAAAAGATCATGCAAATATAATGTATAACTTATTAAAATACAATCATCATTTATCTAATAAGGATACGTTAAATTTTGATTATCCAATATCTTTAAAAGATGCTTATTATGAATATCGATATGGGATCTTTGCATAA
- a CDS encoding MATE family efflux transporter — MTNNKYNLTRGDILPQLLKVSLPVMLTSLMQMAYNLTDLLWLGRATTIKDINTGYIASAGFGGFFTWLGIAIVLLVKIGTEVYVSQSVGRQDENSARIYARTGVQLEVILALIYAIIIFSFAPFWMGLFNIEEIDVFNNAVLYLKIISFGLVFYLVNPVFSATLNGTGNTKIPFIISATGLVLNMILDPILIKVFHLDITGAAIATVISQFTVSLIFVIYFYKKNTLLSKAHFFKGIDKEKALAILRLGFPVAIQSALFTFISMYIAGMVSPYNKSANAVQKIGSQIESLSWLVAGGFQTALGAFVGQNYGANQPKRVLKGIRYSLLSMTIYGVIISVIMFFLAEGIFRIFTDDSEAIIRGIDYLHILAFSQLFMIIEALIGGAFNGLGKTIPQSIVSLLFNALRIPLAYFFIRFYGLNGIWIAISISSILKGVVIYIWFKLYIRNSTLFKNIDLSKAYSSDKIKV, encoded by the coding sequence ATGACAAATAATAAATATAATCTCACCCGTGGAGATATATTACCTCAATTATTAAAAGTTTCATTACCAGTCATGTTAACATCATTGATGCAAATGGCTTATAACTTAACAGATTTGCTTTGGTTAGGTAGAGCTACAACAATTAAAGATATTAATACGGGTTATATTGCTAGTGCTGGTTTTGGAGGGTTTTTCACTTGGTTAGGTATCGCTATTGTTTTACTCGTTAAAATTGGAACAGAAGTTTATGTTTCTCAATCAGTTGGTCGTCAAGATGAAAATAGTGCCCGAATTTATGCGAGAACTGGTGTACAACTTGAAGTAATATTAGCGCTTATATATGCAATTATCATTTTTTCTTTTGCCCCTTTCTGGATGGGTTTATTTAATATTGAAGAAATAGATGTATTTAATAATGCAGTATTATATCTTAAGATAATTTCTTTTGGATTAGTGTTTTATTTAGTAAATCCTGTATTTAGTGCTACCCTTAATGGAACTGGAAATACAAAAATTCCATTCATTATAAGTGCAACAGGATTAGTTTTAAATATGATACTTGATCCAATTTTGATCAAAGTTTTTCATTTAGACATTACGGGAGCAGCTATTGCTACGGTCATTTCTCAATTTACTGTCTCATTAATTTTTGTCATTTATTTTTATAAGAAGAATACTTTATTAAGTAAAGCCCATTTTTTTAAAGGAATTGATAAAGAAAAAGCACTAGCTATTTTACGGTTAGGTTTTCCTGTTGCCATACAAAGTGCTTTATTTACTTTTATTTCTATGTATATTGCTGGTATGGTAAGCCCATATAATAAATCAGCCAATGCGGTTCAAAAGATTGGCTCTCAAATTGAATCATTATCGTGGCTTGTCGCTGGTGGTTTTCAAACAGCACTTGGTGCTTTTGTAGGACAAAATTATGGTGCTAATCAACCAAAACGGGTATTAAAAGGAATCAGATATTCACTTTTATCGATGACGATTTATGGTGTTATTATTTCTGTTATTATGTTTTTTCTAGCTGAAGGTATTTTTAGAATATTTACAGATGATAGTGAAGCGATTATTAGAGGAATTGATTATTTACATATTCTAGCATTTTCACAGTTATTTATGATAATTGAAGCTTTAATTGGTGGTGCCTTTAATGGTTTAGGAAAAACCATTCCACAGTCTATTGTTAGCTTGTTATTTAATGCTTTAAGAATTCCTTTAGCTTATTTCTTTATTAGGTTCTATGGATTAAATGGCATATGGATAGCAATATCAATTTCCTCTATTTTAAAAGGAGTAGTCATTTATATTTGGTTTAAACTATATATTAGAAATAGTACCTTATTTAAAAATATTGATTTGTCAAAAGCTTATTCAAGTGATAAAATAAAGGTATAA
- a CDS encoding DUF4870 domain-containing protein, with the protein MSQKYEYDEKTKSYIPVDDDKLDNNSNSDDKLIAILIWAANFVIPLIAGIIAYLYYENKNDFLRDTAKESLNYGISLLIYGMISTVFTFILIGFLLYPVVFCYYVAIPIVGLLKASEMNVYKPHFTIRFIK; encoded by the coding sequence ATGTCACAAAAATATGAATATGATGAAAAAACCAAATCTTACATTCCAGTTGATGATGATAAACTAGATAATAATAGTAATAGTGATGATAAATTAATTGCTATTCTGATTTGGGCTGCCAATTTTGTAATTCCTCTAATCGCAGGTATTATTGCTTATCTTTATTATGAAAACAAAAATGATTTCTTAAGAGATACCGCAAAAGAATCATTAAATTATGGAATATCTCTACTGATATATGGTATGATTTCGACTGTCTTTACTTTTATACTTATTGGATTTTTACTTTATCCTGTAGTCTTCTGTTATTATGTGGCGATTCCAATTGTTGGTTTATTAAAAGCATCTGAAATGAATGTATATAAACCTCATTTTACCATTCGATTTATAAAATAA
- the prfA gene encoding peptide chain release factor 1: MFERLDAIVERYNKVNHLLADPQIATDIKKLKELSKELSSLDKVVQKYKEYQSIEDQVKDLKQMLDDDEPEIVEMAEMELEELKPKLPELEEELKILLIPKDPNDEKNVIVEIRGAAGGDEANIFAGDLYRMYCKYAETHNWKIEILNVEESDAGGFSQIEFMVSGESVYSYLKYESGAHRVQRVPQTETQGRVHTSTAVVLVMPEAEEVEVELNLEDVRIDTFCSSGPGGQSVNTTKSAIRVTHTPTGLVVSCQDAKSQHENKANALKVLRARLYDLIMREKNEKEGEERRSKIGSGDRSEKIRTYNYPQNRVTDHRIGFTIQQLDRVMEGKVGPIVEALITEDQKRQLSEDPNQQ; this comes from the coding sequence ATGTTTGAAAGATTAGACGCAATAGTTGAGCGTTATAATAAAGTAAATCATTTATTAGCGGACCCACAAATAGCAACTGATATTAAAAAATTAAAAGAATTATCAAAGGAATTAAGTTCATTAGATAAAGTTGTACAAAAATATAAAGAATATCAATCAATTGAAGATCAAGTAAAAGATTTGAAACAAATGTTAGATGATGATGAACCAGAAATTGTCGAGATGGCAGAAATGGAATTAGAAGAGTTAAAACCTAAATTACCAGAATTAGAAGAAGAACTAAAAATATTATTAATTCCAAAAGACCCGAATGATGAGAAAAACGTAATTGTTGAGATTCGTGGTGCAGCAGGTGGAGATGAAGCTAATATTTTCGCAGGTGATTTATATCGCATGTATTGTAAATATGCAGAAACCCATAATTGGAAAATTGAAATATTAAACGTTGAAGAAAGTGATGCTGGTGGGTTCTCACAAATTGAGTTCATGGTTTCAGGAGAATCTGTTTATTCCTATTTGAAATATGAATCAGGTGCTCATCGTGTCCAACGTGTTCCACAAACGGAAACACAAGGGCGTGTTCATACTTCAACAGCGGTTGTTTTAGTAATGCCAGAAGCAGAAGAAGTTGAAGTTGAATTAAATTTAGAGGATGTTAGAATTGATACGTTCTGTTCATCAGGTCCTGGTGGCCAATCTGTTAATACAACCAAGTCAGCCATTCGTGTGACGCATACGCCAACTGGTTTAGTTGTTTCATGTCAAGATGCAAAATCACAACATGAAAATAAAGCTAATGCCTTAAAGGTATTACGTGCACGTCTTTATGATTTAATTATGCGCGAAAAGAATGAAAAAGAAGGCGAAGAACGTCGCTCTAAGATTGGTTCAGGAGACCGTAGTGAAAAAATAAGAACGTATAATTATCCACAAAATCGTGTAACAGACCATCGTATTGGATTTACGATTCAACAATTAGATCGTGTAATGGAAGGAAAAGTTGGTCCTATTGTTGAGGCGTTGATAACTGAGGATCAAAAGCGTCAATTATCAGAAGATCCAAATCAACAATAA
- a CDS encoding beta-propeller domain-containing protein — translation MHGIVVLIIIGVLYILILKNKIKINFITLFLLALIGVSSVYLLTNIKKTNVTYVKMETPEQISEIWKNYSNQVLENDVQLTRTLNPYKVLDENLREPNQVITDDENIYSISGSKVVITQVKDLDVIHEITYIGQPFRPMFLYVTNEKLIVIGEAGKKTRGYIYNKGDYSEFKNFQMDATYITSRLINDELFIVSSKILDHKMKTKERPIYRYNGVTKYVPYSSIYYVKNTYPNNYVNIMKTNINKKDDPKIMSYLGLGQVLYFSPAHIYIAEERYAKDTGNSNKTILIKINNQNLNISGLQEVSGYVLDQYSLNEYKGNLRVATSTHDEKNTKESNHVYILNDDMKIVGRLENFSEGNEIQAAVFIKDKAYIETFNILDPFYVIDLKNEKKPKIINELKFEGYNTNFVPYDENHILAFGLVLNNNKQSIGLKVSLYDVEDPHKVTIISKDTIMYKDYNSAYTDVLYDCQSLLLDRDKNILGFPIVYWINEKGKEVAYYKQFYSIYHVDTKGLKKLGKISHYEKAMFNNVDDDIKRGLIINNKIYTVSDKLIKENSLNKLRLINEVHL, via the coding sequence ATGCATGGAATAGTAGTTTTAATTATAATAGGTGTTTTATATATTTTAATATTAAAAAATAAAATTAAAATAAATTTTATTACCTTATTTTTATTAGCGCTTATTGGTGTTTCTTCAGTTTACTTACTCACAAACATAAAAAAAACAAATGTGACCTATGTAAAAATGGAAACCCCAGAACAAATCAGTGAGATATGGAAAAATTATAGTAATCAGGTATTAGAAAATGATGTTCAATTAACACGGACATTAAATCCATACAAAGTATTAGATGAGAATTTAAGAGAACCTAATCAAGTCATTACAGATGATGAGAATATTTACAGTATTTCGGGTAGTAAAGTAGTGATAACGCAAGTTAAAGATTTAGATGTGATTCATGAAATTACTTATATAGGTCAACCTTTTAGACCGATGTTTTTATATGTTACTAATGAGAAGTTAATCGTTATTGGGGAGGCAGGAAAGAAAACACGAGGTTATATTTATAATAAGGGGGATTATAGTGAATTTAAAAATTTTCAGATGGATGCGACTTATATAACTAGTCGCTTAATAAATGATGAATTATTTATTGTATCGTCTAAAATACTTGATCATAAAATGAAAACAAAGGAACGACCTATCTATCGGTATAATGGAGTAACAAAATACGTACCTTATTCAAGTATTTATTATGTTAAAAATACCTATCCAAATAATTATGTGAATATAATGAAAACCAATATAAATAAAAAAGATGATCCAAAGATAATGAGTTATTTAGGATTAGGGCAAGTATTGTATTTTTCTCCAGCGCATATCTATATTGCTGAAGAACGGTATGCGAAAGACACAGGTAATTCCAATAAAACAATTTTAATAAAAATTAATAATCAAAATTTAAATATATCAGGGTTACAAGAAGTTTCTGGATATGTCTTAGATCAATATTCATTAAATGAATATAAAGGTAATTTACGGGTGGCAACCTCAACACATGATGAAAAGAATACAAAAGAGAGTAATCATGTGTATATTTTAAATGATGATATGAAGATTGTTGGTCGGTTAGAAAACTTTTCAGAAGGAAATGAAATTCAAGCAGCAGTTTTTATTAAAGATAAAGCCTATATAGAGACATTTAATATATTAGATCCGTTTTATGTGATTGATTTAAAAAATGAGAAAAAGCCAAAAATTATTAATGAATTAAAGTTTGAAGGGTATAATACAAATTTTGTACCATATGATGAGAATCATATTCTTGCTTTTGGTTTAGTGTTAAATAATAATAAACAATCGATTGGTTTAAAAGTTTCTTTATATGATGTAGAAGACCCACATAAGGTAACCATTATTTCCAAAGATACGATCATGTATAAAGATTACAACAGTGCCTATACCGATGTGTTATATGATTGTCAGTCATTATTATTAGATAGAGATAAAAATATTCTAGGATTTCCGATTGTCTATTGGATTAATGAAAAAGGAAAGGAAGTTGCCTATTATAAACAGTTTTACTCTATTTATCATGTGGATACGAAAGGGTTAAAAAAACTCGGTAAAATCAGTCATTATGAAAAAGCGATGTTTAATAATGTAGATGATGATATTAAACGTGGTTTAATTATTAATAATAAGATATATACAGTTTCTGATAAGTTGATTAAAGAAAATTCCTTAAATAAGTTGCGATTAATTAATGAAGTACATTTATAA
- a CDS encoding sigma-70 family RNA polymerase sigma factor: MEKDIERLIQDYGNDVLRLSYMYLKDKQLAEDAFQEVFIKIYHKWDSFRHESSEKTWIIRITVNVCKDMLKNNWIKKVSFYDTDDIFTRNEGIDYVEEAINKKEIYQGVLTLPDKYKEVILLYYYNGFSVAEIASILETTTGTVGSLLSRARSLLKQVL; encoded by the coding sequence ATTGAAAAAGATATTGAACGATTAATTCAAGATTATGGAAATGATGTATTACGCCTGTCCTATATGTATTTAAAAGATAAACAGTTAGCAGAAGATGCCTTTCAAGAAGTATTTATCAAAATCTATCATAAGTGGGATAGTTTTCGACATGAAAGTAGTGAAAAGACTTGGATTATTAGAATTACAGTGAATGTCTGCAAAGACATGTTAAAAAACAATTGGATTAAAAAAGTATCTTTTTATGATACAGATGACATATTTACTAGAAATGAAGGAATAGATTATGTTGAAGAAGCGATAAATAAAAAAGAAATATATCAAGGGGTATTAACCTTACCTGATAAATATAAAGAAGTCATTTTATTATATTATTATAATGGATTTAGTGTTGCTGAGATTGCTTCTATTTTAGAGACGACAACAGGGACTGTTGGTAGTTTATTGTCTCGGGCAAGATCATTATTAAAACAAGTTTTGTGA